The following coding sequences lie in one Heteronotia binoei isolate CCM8104 ecotype False Entrance Well chromosome 6, APGP_CSIRO_Hbin_v1, whole genome shotgun sequence genomic window:
- the LOC132574302 gene encoding deleted in malignant brain tumors 1 protein, which yields MVFLLEADVKKASGTLASPSLIRLADGNTNCEGRVEVYHNGSWGTVCDDFWDILDAQVVCRQLNCGEANSSHGGAWFGRGNGSIILDNVGCQGNEIALQNCSHNGWGVHDCQHKEDAGVSCSGTLASPSLIRLADGNTNCEGRVEVYHNGSWGTVCDDFWDILDAQVVCRQLNCGEANSSHEGAWFGRGNGSIILDNVGCQGNEIALQNCSHNGWGVHDCQHKEDAGVSCSGDQTLAYQQMFRDAVNIEKRRIDDFSH from the exons CATCAGGAACATTGGCAAGCCCCTCGTTGATAAGATTGGCAGATGGAAACACAAACTGTGAAGGCCGTGTAGAAGTCTATCACAATGGAAGCTGGGGGACTGTCTGTGATGATTTTTGGGACATACTTGATGCACAGGTTGTATGCAGGCAACTTAACTGCGGAGAGGCCAATTCCTCTCATGGAGGTGCCTGGTTTGGTCGAGGCAACGGTAGTATTATCCTAGACAATGTGGGATGTCAGGGAAATGAAATCGCTCTTCAAAACTGTTCCCACAATGGATGGGGAGTCCATGATTGCCAACATAAGGAAGATGCCGGTGTCAGCTGTTCAG GAACATTGGCAAGCCCCTCGTTGATAAGACTGGCAGATGGAAACACAAACTGTGAAGGCCGTGTAGAAGTCTATCACAATGGAAGCTGGGGGACTGTCTGTGATGATTTTTGGGACATACTTGATGCACAGGTTGTATGCAGGCAACTTAACTGCGGAGAGGCCAATTCCTCTCATGAAGGTGCCTGGTTTGGTCGAGGCAACGGTAGTATTATCCTAGACAATGTGGGATGTCAGGGAAATGAAATCGCTCTTCAAAACTGTTCCCACAATGGATGGGGAGTCCATGATTGCCAACATAAGGAAGATGCCGGTGTCAGCTGTTCAG GGGATCAAACATTAGCGTATcaacagatgttcagagatgCCGTTAACATTGAGAAGAGGCGGATTGATGATTTCAGTCATTAA